TGTCATGTTAGCAGACCCTGCTTGATTTCTGTTATCAATATGCCATCAAAATGCGTACGCGCAGACTTGCTCGGTTTCTGCCGCCAATCTGACATCAAATTGCATTGCGCAGATCCTGTTCAATTTCTGCTGCCAATCTGCTATAATAATTCTGTACAAATTCTGCTTGGTTTCTGCTTTGTTATTGATCTGTTGTCAAATTATGTCAGCaggttttgtaatatttctgctGATGTTCTGctatcattatttgatataacagATTTTGTATACAGTCTGCAGTCTTTCTGCTGACAAAAATTTGTAGCAAACGTTTgacaaaatttgtttgaaCAGACTTGGCTATCTGGGTATCTTCACTTAACCTCAAAACCTCAAAACAAAAGAAGTTGAGGTCTTGAAATTTAGAGCTGTAGCAGTCTGTGTTATTGATTCGTGCACACATTAAATTCCAATGCAGCCAAGAAACAGATAGTGTTTTCGCACGATTATACCACTATCAACACTCATACTACTCACGTCTTCCATGATGTATGAAAAGTTATTTCAAGATTCACTATTACGAGGTTTcagtgcaataatttttttatattaataattaataattataaatataatttttttctagtaaTGATACCCATATCATCTACGGTAATTCCAATACCCGTGTACAAGGTAGGCTATGGCTTAGGTTTCATATCAAAAGATAAGAAGGCCCAATTGTCATTCAAACCGGAAGATGACATAAAACTGATAACCAGTAAGTATTAAAGAGCAGAGttactttataaaagtaaCTTACTCCTCATATAGCACCGAAAGATTGCAGAAACGTTGCATAAACCTGATATTGAAACATTGGAAATTGCGAAATGTCTGCAATGTTCCTGCACAAACCTGTgacaatgataaaatatccGCTCTTAGAAATATTACAACATTGTAACATTACAATAATgcatttgtaatattgaaacgcgttgtcacaaatatattattattacatattgaaaTTGTGACGTCAAAAACGAGAATGACACGTTGAGAATTCCTACgtgcttttaaataaaaagatattttgatagAACAACACTATAGAAATGCTAAAAGCATATGTTGGCGCAGTGAAAATAAACAAGAGATTATGGGTTTTgaaatagtttattaatatagcaCTTCGGTATAACCGACAAAGAaaagaacaaaagaaataGTCTCGAAAATTCTGGAGTATAAATGATTTCTAACACACGTACGTATCAGGCGACTGACTTCGAACGACTGACTCCGATCGATACATATTATGATATTGAACGTGAGATTGATAGCAGAGCCGCTGCTATTATTTTGGGCGgtgaatatgaaataataaagcatGATTAATTTACACCAACAGCATATATGCTTCGTATCATACACATTTTATGGCACTTTAACTATCAAGGGAAAATAGTTTTTGGACAATTTTATAAGTGTGCTAAAGTACCGACGAGATAGTACTAAAGACCGTCAACCCTGAGTAAATTTTTGTGACCATCAAGTGAGCCCGAAGGTAATTAAAGAATGTTGACATTATAGACTGTTTGACTGCATCAAAGAtaattacatgaaatattcaaTTCATACGGTTGTTTTAGTCcagttattgttttattattgaaaatatctacgagataacattaaaaattcatggtcttatagaatttaatatattactcaaaaaaaagtttgccaCGCGCTACTGAAGGTAAGTAAATCTTTGtattgtcaataataaaacaataattttgcaataaaatgtttattttattgttcttgAAGTAGTTACATAAAAGATCTATacattttcgataataaaacaataactgGATGGACTAAAATAACGCgcagcgaatttttttttccagtcaCATTAAATCCCATAAAATCACCGGTCTTTAATGATATCTCGTCGGTGGCTAACGTAATTTGTAGTgttatttcatcaaaatatctttttatttaaaaatagcaagCAAAAATTCTTAGCGTGTCATTCTCGCCTCTGACATTACAATCTCAATATGGCCGCGGTGACTACTCAGGAGCCATAGGTAAACTTAGAGTATGcaagagataagaaaaaacttGTGTctgtttaaatttgtaaaaacttTGTGTAAGTTCACAATCTGTTTCCATCCAAAATATTCGGATATTCAGATGcaaaaattgtgaatttaCAATTACGACGAGTCTTTTCTCATCTTTCTTGAAtgtctttatatattcttaaaatttatctattaaaatctgaaatatcctgcatattaaaaaatatcaatattatcaaatttttagttttattagaaATGGAAACTatgtattaaacaattttcaatcTGTTTGAGATTGcgtcaaatattttgacattttagaTTTCTgacattttgaattaattatactttgcgACATAGGCTTAGCAAAATTCTCAACATCTTGGAAAAtcacaattttcaaaatcgaaaaacaataataatcatacaaacattattatctttaagaGTTTTTATGTCGCTAACAAAGCCCATATCGCAAACATATCACGAAAACAACTTTGACAGTTGAGCGCTCGATGTACAACAACCGACACACGAGGTCGTTACATACACCGTGACATATACCAGCCTATTGCTCGTGCGTGTTTTAATCTCGCaccaaaattttgataatgttCCGCTTCGGAAATTCGAACTGATCACGGTAGTTCAAATTTATTGGTAGCAAGCGACGAATATCGTTTCTCGCTACGAATATTTAAGAACTCGCTCTAGAGAAGTGGGCGCACTCGCTTAACACGCGCAGAATAACCGCTAGATACAGCCTTATAGACAAACCGCAATTCGACTTGACAAATCACTTACGACGATCGCTATTCTTTTGACTCCGCTTTATAATATGACCGCTTATTCTTTTTAGACAACTGCTTCTTTTCTAATTACTCAGAGACTATTTGTTAAAGATTGTGTATTtgacatttgtatatttattatttaattaacaattaaagacATAATATACAAAACGTGAGtgctaaattcttttttcgtgTTCAGCCCGTCCAATAAACTTTAACGTCTCGTCTCGCGCTTTACATCGCATTGCTCTCGAACACAGTTCAATGTCTGAATTCCTTGCGTaggaattgtataaattaaactgatataatagttattatatcttaatcttattaatcgcTTTTTGCAAGCTTTACAGAGTGTTtggcaaagattgtgccaacgctcatAGCGGAtagagcatatatatatagcgaatataacacaaatatattgcCCAGAAGagccaaaaataatatacaataaaaaaaagacgacTGAAAAAAGTtgtgaaaattcaattttatacgtTGATAAAAGTGTTGGAACACCTGGTTtgttaaaatgtgaaaatagtTTTCAtggtttaaaaagaataaaaactgACAGGTAAATGCTTGATCTGGCTACAGTaacattagaaaatttttcattactattaaaaattattactacaaATGAACAATAGTAGGAATAATAGTAGGaagttcgaataaaaataatatagttgctGGTTTCATGTATAAGCAAGAATCGCCTACTGTAAGTTTAACAACACTTACATCATGTATTTTAACATGTTCCATTACTAGATATTCAATTCTTAGCGAAGAAGGTGTATTCGACTGCAGGAATAGCTCAATATTGACACAtcttttgatgaatatttcgCACGTTTCATGAGGTAGTATTATGTGATTTCCTCGAATATCGCCAAGATGTAATTCCACAAAGAACTCAGGTCCCACGCTGATTCCAATGTCCAAGTATTTATATGCTGTGCGCGTCAATGCAAATCTGCGTACCAAAATTCGTGGTATACGAGGTCTATCAcgtctgaaaaaaaagaatacaattaaatatggaaaagtatggaaaaaacatatataaaaaatatataaaacattttatgataCTTACGAATCAAGCGGTTTCTTGTACGACTTAATTTCATCTCGAGgaacataataattcatgcGTTTAACACTATTGCTGTTTCCTTCAGCGGAGCGTTACCACTATTGCTGCTTTTTTCAGCGGAGTACATTTTGTCTCTCGGTTATGAAAAGTAGAACGGTTATGAAAAGTAGAGCAGTTGACGTGACACTAATCATATAAAACCGAGtatacgtttatttttaaaagtatgatGTGGTGGGAGATTAATGCTTTGAAATTTAGGAGAAGGGAGAGACAGCCAATTGAAGGCTCAGAATTGAAGAGAAGGGAGAGACAGccaattgaaaagaattcttAGAAACGACTCGCGAGGAAAAGAGTGGGgaaaataagagataaaacatattaataatgtttgcatatttttatttttaaaaatatcgcactTCTTTTTGACGTTGCGACCatcagttaaatatttttaatacattctgtAATGCACAATTCTTAACATGTTTTCCACATAGTATTAGCAACatctagattatttaaagaatcaatATCTTCATAATCAGCATCCAAAGTCTCAATAATCAGGTTTTCTCTTGCATAATTTTCAAGCAAATCCACCAGCCATTCTCGTTTCTGGCTTCCCTTGACACGAGAGTCGACGTCTCGTCATCCTCTTCTGTACCAAGCACGGCCGATGTAATCAAACATTTAGCCATACTGTACGGCACGTTTCCGTCTTCCCATCGTAATCCATGGTGATTCGTAATCAACCAGGAAGCACATGATTTGTCAGATCTTGTGAGAAGATTCCATGGTATGGGgcatgtaaatatgtaatgcgCCAGAATGGTCCCCTTTCTCAGCACCGCCACCTGCTTTATGACAAATTTCATCCCGACGAGGAATCCTTGCAAGTCCACGAACGTTGATACGGACATAACGTTTTTTATATCAGCACATCGAGAAGAAAACTGCGATTGATCCTAATGCATTACAGGCTTTATATCGTTTTATGCCCCCACACTTAGGTGATTTTGTGCACAACGTTGGTCAACGGGTTGTATTGAATCACGCGATCGTGTATGATGAGACAATATGCAGTGGTATTCATCGGCATGTTCTCCTTACACTCGAATTCCATGTCACATCCATGGTTGCGCTCCTGACCGATTCGTTTTGTCGAGAACAATCGATGATCACGAACGGACCGTTGCGTAGAAACTGCGTGACAGTGAGATTCGGCTCGAGATACTCGTAtcc
This portion of the Cataglyphis hispanica isolate Lineage 1 chromosome 10, ULB_Chis1_1.0, whole genome shotgun sequence genome encodes:
- the LOC126852303 gene encoding uncharacterized protein LOC126852303 gives rise to the protein MRTLCTIILCLVAVIVAVYAKPMIYKKNDDNVFEPVMIPISSTVIPIPVYKVGYGLGFISKDKKAQLSFKPEDDIKLITIKKIQEKKT